A window of Bacteroidota bacterium contains these coding sequences:
- a CDS encoding TonB-dependent receptor plug domain-containing protein, with the protein MDTTIILKAFSVEANRYTQNNPGQKSEKLDSSTIHAPIAQNLSDLLVQSNSFFVKSYGMGSLSTASFRGSSGSQTATLWNGFNLQSPMNGFLDYALIPACFLDEVSLSYGGASALYGSASVGGTILLNNLPKFNTGLHAAVSGSFGSFDNYQQSASVKWSNAKFSFSATAFNHTALNNYPFINTAELDKPKQFQQNAKLKQSGTLLESYLKLNQKQVLSIRFWYQSNQRQIPATIISGATKQIQKDEFYRVNMEWSYRAKQNQSKIRVAYFDERLNFNDPDIPLYSYSRSHTIITEAEDSYFFTEGLYLTLGVNNTFIKALSDGYSTLKPQQNRTAAFAALQINSKNKSWKNKVSVRKEYYGTHQVPFTASFGTEKLFFKLLKVRGNISRNYRLPTFNDLFWTEALAKGNANLKPESGWSGDVGIGQSYAKKKGNINSEISIFASEVKNMIVWQPGVNAIWSPQNVNSVWSRGLEARLDASYMISKILLQLNTKYSHTISKNNERNQTNAATFGKQLFYVPISIFQVEGMVSLKGFKISYLHNYTGKRFTNSENTEYLKSFKIGTITLSKTVTFKKIKFDIYSQFVNIWNEQYQIIAWRPMPLANYVVGLSVRI; encoded by the coding sequence ATGGATACAACCATTATCCTTAAAGCATTTTCGGTTGAAGCCAATCGCTACACTCAAAATAATCCCGGACAGAAATCTGAAAAACTTGATTCCTCAACAATTCATGCACCAATAGCACAAAATCTTTCCGACCTTTTAGTGCAAAGCAATTCCTTTTTTGTGAAATCCTATGGAATGGGTAGCTTGTCAACAGCCAGTTTCAGAGGTTCATCCGGAAGCCAAACAGCAACACTTTGGAACGGATTTAATTTGCAAAGCCCTATGAATGGTTTTTTAGATTATGCACTCATTCCTGCATGCTTTTTAGATGAAGTAAGCCTCAGTTATGGAGGAGCCAGTGCTTTATATGGCAGTGCTTCAGTAGGTGGAACCATATTACTAAACAACCTTCCAAAATTTAACACCGGCCTTCATGCCGCAGTTAGTGGTTCTTTTGGAAGTTTTGATAATTACCAACAAAGTGCAAGTGTAAAATGGAGTAATGCTAAATTCAGCTTTAGTGCAACAGCATTTAATCATACTGCTCTTAATAATTATCCCTTCATCAACACCGCTGAACTCGACAAACCCAAACAATTCCAGCAAAATGCTAAATTAAAACAAAGTGGTACACTTTTAGAAAGTTATTTAAAGCTCAATCAAAAACAAGTGCTTAGCATTCGTTTTTGGTATCAAAGTAATCAAAGGCAAATTCCGGCTACTATTATTAGTGGAGCAACAAAACAAATTCAAAAAGATGAATTTTACCGCGTAAATATGGAATGGAGTTATCGCGCAAAACAAAATCAAAGTAAAATCCGTGTGGCCTATTTTGATGAACGACTAAATTTTAATGACCCTGATATTCCACTGTACTCCTACAGTCGCTCACACACCATAATTACAGAAGCTGAAGACAGTTATTTTTTTACAGAAGGCTTGTATCTCACACTTGGCGTGAATAACACTTTTATTAAGGCCTTGAGTGATGGTTACAGTACACTTAAACCCCAGCAAAATCGGACAGCAGCGTTTGCCGCCTTGCAAATCAATTCAAAAAATAAAAGCTGGAAAAACAAAGTTAGTGTGCGTAAAGAATATTATGGAACGCATCAAGTGCCTTTTACTGCGAGCTTTGGAACCGAAAAATTATTTTTTAAATTATTAAAAGTGCGGGGAAATATCTCAAGAAATTATCGCCTACCCACCTTTAACGATCTCTTTTGGACTGAAGCCCTTGCAAAAGGAAATGCCAATTTAAAACCCGAAAGTGGATGGAGCGGTGATGTGGGAATTGGCCAATCTTATGCAAAAAAGAAAGGCAACATTAATTCAGAAATTAGCATTTTTGCTAGTGAAGTAAAAAATATGATTGTGTGGCAACCCGGTGTAAATGCTATTTGGAGCCCTCAAAATGTAAATTCAGTATGGTCAAGAGGTTTGGAAGCAAGATTGGATGCTAGCTATATGATCTCAAAAATATTGCTACAATTAAATACCAAATACAGTCATACTATTAGTAAAAATAACGAGCGAAATCAAACAAATGCGGCAACATTTGGCAAGCAACTTTTTTACGTTCCCATTTCCATTTTTCAGGTGGAAGGAATGGTTTCGCTAAAAGGATTTAAAATTTCTTACCTTCACAATTATACGGGTAAACGATTTACAAATAGCGAAAACACAGAGTATTTAAAATCTTTTAAAATTGGGACAATTACACTTTCAAAAACAGTAACATTTAAAAAAATAAAATTCGATATTTATTCTCAATTTGTAAATATCTGGAACGAGCAATATCAAATTATTGCTTGGCGGCCGATGCCTTTGGCGAATTATGTTGTTGGATTGAGTGTTCGGATTTGA